ATGTACTCCGACGGCATCACTGAAGCGGAAAAAGGTGACGAAATGTTTTCGGAAGAGGGGTTTCGTAAAGCGGTTGTTGAAGTGAATGAGCAGCCGACGACGTTACAAACAGAGTTGTTAGTTAACAGTGTAAGAAAATGGCAGCAGGCTGAACAGTTTGATGATGATGTTAGTGTGCTTGTTGTTGAATGGAAGGGCAATCCAGAGAGGGAGCAGCTATGCGATATGAAACTTTCCACCAAGGTCAATGCACGATTCTTCAAATAAAAGAAGAACGTTTTGATGCCAAGTTAGCACCAAGTTTTAGGGAAGAAGTCGAGAAACTGTCATCGGGTATTGGTGGCCATCTCGTGCTAGATTTGTCAGAAGTCCGTTTTATGGATAGCAGTGGGCTCGGTGCTGTGATGGCCGTATATAAAATGCTGCGAGGGAAGAAGATCAGCGTAGTAAATCCACAGCGTGCTGTTAAGGAGTTACTTAAATTAACCCGTATGGACAAGCTGATCACCAGCTTTGACACGATAGAAGATGCTGTCGCAACCATGGCATAAAGGAGTATGGCATGAAAGGAATGATCCTCGCCGCAGGGAAAGGAACACGTGTTAGGCCGATTACCCAAATTATCCCCAAGCCAATGATCCCGATTTTGGGTAAGCCCGTGATGGAATCCATGATTCAGCTGTTTGCATCACACGGCATTGATAAGATTGTAGTTAACACCAGCCATTTGGCCGAAGTTATCGAGAATTATTTTGGCGATGGCCATCATTTCAATGTCCAGCTTTCATTTTCCTACGAAGGTGAAATTGTTGACGGCCACTTTGTCAGCAAGGCACTCGGCTCCGCTGGTGGGATGCGAAAGATCCAGGATTTTTCAGGATTTTTTGATGAGACCTTTGTCGTTGTCTGTGGCGATGCATGGATTGACTTGGATCTCACCGAAGCAGTTCGCCGCCATAAACAACACGGTGGTATTGCGACGATTGTGACCCGTGATGTTGCGCCGGAAGAAGTGTCTAAGTATGGCGTGGTGGTAACGGATAATTACGGGAAAGTGACCAGTTTCCAAGAAAAACCGTTGGTAGAAGAAGCGCTGTCGACCCAAATTAATACCGGTATCTATATCTTTGAGCCAGCAATCTTCGATTATATCCCTGCCGAACAGGAATACGATATCGGCAGTGAGCTATTCCCCAAGCTGGTGGAAAGTAACGTCGACTTTTATGCGACTAGTATGGAGTTCCAATGGTTGGATGTCGGTAATATCAGTGATATCTGGGCCGTAACTAGCGATATCATGAAAGGGAAAGTGCCTGGCTATCCCGTACCTGGGACACAAGTCAAACCGGGTATTTGGGTGGGTATCAACACGGTTTTTGATATTGATAGCTGTGATATTACGCCTCCGGTGATTGTCAGCAGTGGTTGCGAAATCCAGCCCGGAGCGATCATTGAAGGCCCTGTTGTTATTGGGGCAAATTGCAAAGTGGAATCGGGCGCAGTGATAAAGCAGAGCTTAGTGAGTGAATATATCCATGTTGCCTCAGCTGCCTATGTTCAAGATAAAACCGTGTTCGGCGATTACTTCATCAGTCATGATGGTTATACCCAGTCTTTGAATGAACTCAAGGCGGTCAATATTCTCAATGATCGGCGCCAAGTACAGCCTATGATGGGAACTTTGGGAAGCATTTCTACTTATGTCCCCTCAGGATCCGATAAAGAGGATGAAATTCTTAACTAAATAATTAAGGGCTTATCAATGGATATAGTTACTGAGCGGTTTAGTAAGCTGTACAGCAGTTCTCCGGATGTATCACGTGATATTGCTGAAGATATGCAGGAATACTTGCGAGGAAACCAAATCTCGCAAGCAATCATTGATCAAGTTGAACTATGCCTTGTGGAAGTGGTGAATAATGCCTACGAGCATGCTTATCAGTATTCCAATGAACAACCAATAGAATGCTCATGCTTTTTTAACTCCGATAACGAGTTGGTCTTTGAAGTATCAGACTATGGCAAGTCAATGAGCAAGGAGGAGTTTAACCGCGCAGTTAGTGGTGAGTTTATTGAACCTGATCCTGATGATCCTGAAACATGGACCACATCGGGACGGGGATTCATTATTGTCGTTCAACTTACTGACAATCTTGAATATATTAAAAATGGTAATAAAAACACATTTAAAATATTTAAACGCGCTCTATAAATAGGTGGAATATGAGAATAATACTGTTGCTGACGTTATTCTCATTATCTTCTTGTGCTTCTTTTTCATTAAATAATGATTGGTTTGTTAATAATGAATCATTAAATGGAAACTGGCGCCTAGAGATAATTGATGATGAAAACAGGGTCAGACAGTTCAGTGTTTCTGTACCTGGACATTGGAAGACATCAGGATTCAATTATGCAGGCGCCGCTTACTATGACAGGCAGTTTGAACTGGATAACCTAGGTAAATTAAGCCGGTATTGGCTTGAGTTTGATGGTGTTGATTATGAGTCTGTTGTTACTGTTAATGGAAAATACGTTTCACGCCAAACGGGTTATTTTGTTCCCCACCATATGGAAGTCACCGGCCTCGTTCAGCGTGGTGGGAATGCTCTAAGTGTATGGGTCAATAGCCCGAATGAGCCGCAAACAAAAGATTGGTCTTTGCGTAAATCCTTGATCAAGGGAGTGCTGAATCATCATGACACCCGTCCGGGGGGGGCTTGGTCCGAACGAGGGCAAGACTGGAACTCTGGAGGTATATGGGGGGATGTCATTTTGAGGCAAACTGGCCCAATAGCGCTAGATACGCTTAAGGTTAGGTCGAAGGTTCACCATATCGATAATTACATTACTTCGGCAAGGGTCGAGCTGGCGGTAGACTCGACCCACGTGGCGATAGCAACAGTAGAAATGGTGCTAAAGCGGCAGGGAGACTTTCAATCTGAAAGATATACCGTTGAACAAGAGGTTACAGCGGGTCAAAACTCGCTTGTGCTTAATATTCCAAAAGCGGCCCGGGAGCTTTGGTGGCCGTGGGATTGGGGTCAGCCAACGCTTTATGATCTTACCGTTTCTGTTTTCATTGATGGCCAATTGTCGGATAAAAAAACCGTTGCTTTTGGCTTTAGGGAGATAGCGCTAGACAGTGAAACGAAACAGTTTCTGGTGAATGGGAAACCCTATTTTATCAGGGGAACCAATTATATCGCCAGTCAATGGCTGGGTGAGGTAGCTGTCGAACAGTATCGGCAAGATCTCGACTTGATGAAAGAGGCCAATATCAATGGTGTTCGTGTCCACGCCCATGTGGCTGGTAAGGCATTTTATGAGTTGGCAGATCAAGCCGGCTTGGTGGTTTGGCAGGATTTTCCATTGCAATGGGGATATAGCGACACGCCCAGTTTTGCAATTGAGGCGGCCCGACAAGCTAGAGCGATGACAGACTTATTGTTTAACCACCCTTCGATTGCATTTTGGGCGGGTCACAACGAACCGCCGTGGGATGCCTCCTGGATGCAGTACAAGTATCCCTCATATCAACCGGAACAGAATAAGCTGTTGTCAGAGAGAGTATACCAAGCGCTTTTGAATGCAGAAGACGGCAGGGTAGTGCGCAAGGCCTCCTATACCCATGAACACCCGTGGTTAGGTTGGTACTCGGGTTCCTATAAAGATTACCGGACTTACCAACCCTCGATGATTGTCAGTGAGTTTGGCGCACAGGCAATGCCGAATTGGGCAATGATGCAAGAAATCCTCGATGGGCAAGCGGATTGGCCTATGAGTAACGATATGTTGAACACCCTTGGCTACCATAATTACCAGCATCATGAAACAGTGAATATTGCTCATATTCAACAAGGTGAATCGCTATCACAGTTCTGGAATAATTCACAGGAATATCAAAGGCTAGTAACCAAATTTGCTGCCGAGCACCTAAGGTTGAATAAAGAGGAGGGGGTTGCCGCGATATATCAATTTATGTTTGTCGATAGCTGGCCATCGGTTACTTGGTCCGTATTGGATGTCGATAGGGTACCTAAGCCGGGTTATGACGCTTTGAAGGAGTCATATCAGCCAGTATTGGCTATTGCGCAAGTTGACCTGACAGCCTTGCAGCCCTCGCTGACGTTGAGCGTGATTAATGACTCTCTCATCAGTTTTAATGATGCCTCATTGGTGGTGACTAACAGCTATAACCAGCAGAGCTGGAAATTCGAAGGGCTTAACATTGCTGCTAATTCGTTGGTTGAGGTTGCAAATCAGCAGCCTATAGACGGTTTGGCTTCTTATTTGACGTTGGAGCTTAGGGATAACAAGGGCGAAACAGTGAGTATTAACCGCTACCTTGCACAGGATTTGGAAGGCTAGATTATGACAAAGGTGCTTAGTTATATCATGGGAGCAACGGTTGCCTTCTCGGCACAGAGCGCAGATATAATGGTAAACCAGTCAGGGTACCTACCGGCAGGGGATAAGTTTGCCTATGTATTGGCAGAGCAGGCCAATGACGTGCAATTAATATCTGTCGCAGATGGTCGTGTCGTTGCCGAACTGGAACGATCAGACGAGGTCATCTTGCCTGATGAGCGTAAGGTCACTTCAGTTGATTTTTCGCAGGTAAACCGCTCGGGTTGGTATCAATTGGTGACCGGCAGTGGCCAATCTGTGCCTTTTCAAATTGGTGCCGATGCCTACCTTCCGCTTAATGAGCGCTTGGTTCACGCACTCTATCTACAGCGTTCAGGAATGGCAGTACAAGACATTTCTACAGGTATGAACCGCCCAGAAAGCCATATGCTAGATGGCCAGATATTTCGAACTGATGCTTTCCATAAAGCCGGTACCCAGTTGGATGTTGTCGGTGGCTGGTATGATGCCGGCGATTTTGGTAAGTATGTGGCGACAACGACCATTACCGTTGCGAGATTGCTAGAGGCATACCGGCAATCCCCTCAGCTGTATGCCCAAACCAAACTACCGGGAAGTGAGAGGCCTGCCATTATTGATGAGTCCATCTATGCACTGGACTGGCTATTGAAAATGCAGCGCGAAGACGGTGCTGTGTATCGTAAGGTATCAGGTGCTAGTTGGCCGGCTAAAATTGGTCCTTGGCAGGATAACCAACCCCGCTTTATATATGGCGTTAGTACGCCTGAAACCGCTAAATTCGCTGCGACCATGGCCTTTGCCGCACGAGTTATCAAACCATACGACGCTGACCTATCGCGCCAATATCTCAGTGCGGCAATCCATGCCGCTAACTACCTCTCAAGCCAAGAAGAGCAATATATCGATTGGCAAGAAGGGGATGACAGTGGCTCCGGCCCATACATGAAGAGCCAGTTTGATAAGGAGCTATCCCTGGAGACCGATGTCGATGATCGGCTTTGGGCATATGCCGAACTCTATATCACCACAGGCCAAGCGAAGTTCAAACGTGCCTTTAAAGAAAGGTATGACCCGCAATGGATAGAGATTTTCGAGTGGAAGAACCCGGCAGCAATGGGGGTATGGCACCTCATTTTGGCAGAGGAAAAAGGTGAGTTTAGAGATCAATTGGCTAACGACTTAGACCAAGTCGCATCTCGCTATATTGAGCAGGTAAACCAGTCCCCCTTTAGGGTGGCCAACCAGCGTT
This Photobacterium gaetbulicola Gung47 DNA region includes the following protein-coding sequences:
- a CDS encoding anti-sigma-factor antagonist (COG1366), translating into MRYETFHQGQCTILQIKEERFDAKLAPSFREEVEKLSSGIGGHLVLDLSEVRFMDSSGLGAVMAVYKMLRGKKISVVNPQRAVKELLKLTRMDKLITSFDTIEDAVATMA
- a CDS encoding nucleotidyl transferase (COG1109,COG1208) encodes the protein MKGMILAAGKGTRVRPITQIIPKPMIPILGKPVMESMIQLFASHGIDKIVVNTSHLAEVIENYFGDGHHFNVQLSFSYEGEIVDGHFVSKALGSAGGMRKIQDFSGFFDETFVVVCGDAWIDLDLTEAVRRHKQHGGIATIVTRDVAPEEVSKYGVVVTDNYGKVTSFQEKPLVEEALSTQINTGIYIFEPAIFDYIPAEQEYDIGSELFPKLVESNVDFYATSMEFQWLDVGNISDIWAVTSDIMKGKVPGYPVPGTQVKPGIWVGINTVFDIDSCDITPPVIVSSGCEIQPGAIIEGPVVIGANCKVESGAVIKQSLVSEYIHVASAAYVQDKTVFGDYFISHDGYTQSLNELKAVNILNDRRQVQPMMGTLGSISTYVPSGSDKEDEILN
- a CDS encoding putative glycoside hydrolase family protein (COG3250); protein product: MRIILLLTLFSLSSCASFSLNNDWFVNNESLNGNWRLEIIDDENRVRQFSVSVPGHWKTSGFNYAGAAYYDRQFELDNLGKLSRYWLEFDGVDYESVVTVNGKYVSRQTGYFVPHHMEVTGLVQRGGNALSVWVNSPNEPQTKDWSLRKSLIKGVLNHHDTRPGGAWSERGQDWNSGGIWGDVILRQTGPIALDTLKVRSKVHHIDNYITSARVELAVDSTHVAIATVEMVLKRQGDFQSERYTVEQEVTAGQNSLVLNIPKAARELWWPWDWGQPTLYDLTVSVFIDGQLSDKKTVAFGFREIALDSETKQFLVNGKPYFIRGTNYIASQWLGEVAVEQYRQDLDLMKEANINGVRVHAHVAGKAFYELADQAGLVVWQDFPLQWGYSDTPSFAIEAARQARAMTDLLFNHPSIAFWAGHNEPPWDASWMQYKYPSYQPEQNKLLSERVYQALLNAEDGRVVRKASYTHEHPWLGWYSGSYKDYRTYQPSMIVSEFGAQAMPNWAMMQEILDGQADWPMSNDMLNTLGYHNYQHHETVNIAHIQQGESLSQFWNNSQEYQRLVTKFAAEHLRLNKEEGVAAIYQFMFVDSWPSVTWSVLDVDRVPKPGYDALKESYQPVLAIAQVDLTALQPSLTLSVINDSLISFNDASLVVTNSYNQQSWKFEGLNIAANSLVEVANQQPIDGLASYLTLELRDNKGETVSINRYLAQDLEG
- a CDS encoding putative cellulase: MGATVAFSAQSADIMVNQSGYLPAGDKFAYVLAEQANDVQLISVADGRVVAELERSDEVILPDERKVTSVDFSQVNRSGWYQLVTGSGQSVPFQIGADAYLPLNERLVHALYLQRSGMAVQDISTGMNRPESHMLDGQIFRTDAFHKAGTQLDVVGGWYDAGDFGKYVATTTITVARLLEAYRQSPQLYAQTKLPGSERPAIIDESIYALDWLLKMQREDGAVYRKVSGASWPAKIGPWQDNQPRFIYGVSTPETAKFAATMAFAARVIKPYDADLSRQYLSAAIHAANYLSSQEEQYIDWQEGDDSGSGPYMKSQFDKELSLETDVDDRLWAYAELYITTGQAKFKRAFKERYDPQWIEIFEWKNPAAMGVWHLILAEEKGEFRDQLANDLDQVASRYIEQVNQSPFRVANQRFIWGSNKMTAEAGILIAWADFAQGHLENRASVQSQIDYLLGANAFDMSFVTHSGTYSVRNLHHLYRIATGVSLPGYLVGGPNEMAQAGVAPKNMGMLSYVDSEKSYAVNEFAIDYNASLIGLIAVHHAYFNHY
- a CDS encoding Anti-sigma F factor antagonist, putative (COG2172) — encoded protein: MDIVTERFSKLYSSSPDVSRDIAEDMQEYLRGNQISQAIIDQVELCLVEVVNNAYEHAYQYSNEQPIECSCFFNSDNELVFEVSDYGKSMSKEEFNRAVSGEFIEPDPDDPETWTTSGRGFIIVVQLTDNLEYIKNGNKNTFKIFKRAL